A genomic stretch from Candidatus Omnitrophota bacterium includes:
- the atpF gene encoding F0F1 ATP synthase subunit B, whose amino-acid sequence MGLLKLLNTNELVAQIICFLILLVIMRSFLWKKFLGIIDKRRETVSSEFKRIEEAKETLSRIKGEYEKKLADIDDEAKAKIREAVDQGRVLAEELKAKAELDSEKIIDKAKSNIKDEVAKAREELKDDIVDLTIRVAEKVIQEKLSEESDRRLVEDFLKGIEKK is encoded by the coding sequence ATGGGCCTGCTGAAACTTCTCAACACAAATGAGCTGGTCGCCCAGATAATATGCTTTCTGATACTGCTTGTAATAATGCGGAGCTTTCTGTGGAAGAAGTTCCTCGGCATTATCGACAAGAGGCGGGAGACTGTCTCGTCCGAGTTTAAGAGGATCGAAGAGGCCAAAGAGACTCTTTCGCGGATTAAAGGAGAGTACGAAAAGAAGCTTGCCGATATAGACGATGAAGCTAAGGCGAAGATACGGGAGGCGGTGGACCAGGGCCGCGTACTTGCCGAAGAATTGAAAGCCAAGGCTGAGCTGGACTCGGAAAAGATCATTGATAAGGCAAAATCTAATATCAAGGACGAAGTCGCGAAAGCCAGAGAAGAGCTTAAGGATGACATCGTGGACCTGACCATACGGGTGGCCGAGAAGGTCATTCAGGAGAAGCTTTCCGAGGAAAGCGACAGGCGGCTGGTCGAAGATTTTCTTAAGGGGATCGAGAAAAAGTGA
- a CDS encoding ATP synthase F0 subunit C, with protein sequence MDYKTMLSFGLPIGLGIAAFGSAIALGRAVAAAMEATGRQPEASMKILINMATGCAFIEAITIYALVFAFSLAGKI encoded by the coding sequence ATGGATTATAAGACGATGTTATCGTTCGGCCTTCCCATAGGTCTGGGGATAGCCGCTTTCGGCTCGGCTATAGCGCTGGGCAGGGCGGTAGCGGCAGCGATGGAGGCGACGGGCAGGCAACCGGAAGCGTCGATGAAGATATTGATAAATATGGCTACCGGCTGCGCGTTCATTGAGGCCATAACGATCTATGCGCTTGTCTTCGCTTTTAGCCTGGCAGGGAAAATTTAA
- the atpB gene encoding F0F1 ATP synthase subunit A translates to MAEASVASHELPNIVTIISEHFKDIPVLRNLSHYENVIFSLIVIAAISLITIVASRRLRMIPGRLQSAFEMFVGGFDSFICGILGPKGRRFTPFIGTLFIYILSMNLISLVPFMKAPTSNWSVTLALALCVFVYLQYTTLKELGLLGFVDHLMGKPRGILAASVVIPLLMLFLHIISELVRPISLSLRLRSNIWGDDMLLAVLAGFGLKGVPLLLFNMFIAALAAVVQASVFCLLTTIYFALALTREEKADIRDIGT, encoded by the coding sequence ATGGCCGAAGCGAGCGTAGCAAGCCACGAGCTTCCGAATATCGTAACTATTATCTCGGAGCATTTTAAAGATATCCCGGTACTGAGAAACCTGTCCCATTACGAGAATGTCATCTTCTCTTTGATAGTTATAGCCGCCATTTCGCTGATTACTATAGTCGCGTCCCGGCGCCTCAGGATGATCCCCGGAAGGCTGCAGTCGGCGTTCGAAATGTTCGTAGGAGGATTTGACTCATTCATATGCGGCATACTCGGGCCCAAGGGAAGGCGTTTTACGCCTTTCATAGGGACTCTCTTCATATACATACTATCCATGAACCTCATAAGCCTCGTGCCTTTCATGAAAGCGCCCACATCGAACTGGTCCGTAACTCTTGCGCTCGCGTTATGCGTATTCGTCTATCTGCAGTACACCACATTGAAGGAGCTCGGGTTATTGGGATTCGTCGACCATCTTATGGGGAAACCCAGGGGAATACTGGCGGCATCGGTGGTCATACCATTACTGATGCTATTTCTGCATATCATCTCAGAACTTGTAAGGCCCATAAGCCTATCGCTCAGGCTCCGGTCCAATATATGGGGCGATGACATGCTGCTCGCGGTGCTCGCGGGCTTCGGCCTTAAAGGGGTACCGCTCTTATTATTCAATATGTTCATTGCCGCCCTTGCCGCGGTCGTGCAGGCCTCGGTATTCTGTCTTTTGACGACAATATATTTTGCGTTAGCATTAACCCGCGAAGAAAAGGCCGATATCAGAGATATCGGCACTTAG
- a CDS encoding hydrogenase maturation protease produces the protein MRTLRKTLKNRFHNAEKIAVLGIGSDLRADDVSGMLAARSLKDKLSKRKARVPVKIFFGETAPENLTGEIKKFKPSHLIMIDTIDAGKRAGSIYLFKPEDVGGGASFSTHKMPAKILIDYLVNSCGCQATVIGIQPKRIDFGKAVSKSVETAAEKVAVILAETIA, from the coding sequence GTGCGGACATTAAGGAAGACGTTAAAAAATAGATTTCATAACGCCGAAAAAATTGCCGTCCTCGGCATAGGTTCTGATCTCAGGGCCGACGACGTTTCCGGTATGCTCGCCGCCCGCAGCCTGAAAGATAAATTATCCAAACGAAAAGCCCGCGTCCCCGTAAAAATATTCTTCGGAGAAACAGCGCCTGAAAACCTCACCGGTGAGATCAAAAAATTTAAGCCCTCGCACCTTATAATGATCGATACTATAGATGCCGGAAAGAGAGCCGGATCGATCTATCTCTTCAAACCCGAAGACGTAGGAGGCGGCGCATCTTTTTCGACCCACAAGATGCCCGCGAAGATACTGATAGATTACCTTGTGAATTCATGCGGATGTCAGGCTACCGTAATAGGCATTCAGCCAAAAAGGATCGATTTCGGCAAGGCCGTATCCAAAAGCGTAGAGACGGCGGCGGAGAAAGTTGCCGTCATATTGGCAGAGACTATTGCCTAA
- a CDS encoding 4Fe-4S binding protein produces MIRPGKMVKQVLESLFKKPATSQYPFKKSAMPDRYRGKIIFHPELCIGCKMCVRDCPSNAITINKVGDKKFEAEFNLAKCIYCAQCVDSCMKKALESTKEFELAVLDKKKLKVIFGADIKEDVKK; encoded by the coding sequence ATGATCAGGCCCGGAAAGATGGTAAAACAGGTGCTTGAGTCCCTTTTCAAGAAACCGGCGACGTCGCAATACCCTTTCAAGAAGAGCGCAATGCCGGATCGCTACAGGGGAAAGATAATCTTCCACCCGGAATTATGCATAGGCTGCAAGATGTGCGTCAGGGATTGCCCGTCAAATGCCATAACCATCAATAAAGTCGGGGATAAGAAATTTGAAGCGGAGTTCAATCTCGCAAAATGCATATATTGCGCTCAGTGCGTAGACTCCTGCATGAAAAAAGCGCTGGAATCCACTAAAGAGTTCGAGCTCGCCGTTCTCGATAAGAAAAAACTGAAAGTGATATTCGGTGCGGACATTAAGGAAGACGTTAAAAAATAG
- a CDS encoding NADH-quinone oxidoreductase subunit H: MLLDLFNIVIFPGFLFLGTAGLAAEFIDRKLYARLQNRVGPPWFQPWADFIKLVSKESIIPAEANPRMFKAMPIFALTATITASFYIPLWHTQALYSFNGDLIVTIYLLTIPTLTYFLGGWYSTSLYSKIGAIRSLTQLFAYEVPLLMCILAPAMLANTWSLSEMALFYSSHHWYWLFNLIGFVISIIALLGKLEKVPFDTPEAETEIVGGTFTEYSGRLLALFRLSINVETIVGASLVAAVYLPFGFGLPAVLGFPVYIAKLLFIIAIMSLARTVFARFRMDQMVEFCWKYVSPFAFLQMLICLIMKGVLTK; the protein is encoded by the coding sequence ATGTTATTAGACCTGTTCAATATTGTCATATTTCCCGGCTTTTTGTTTCTCGGCACAGCCGGGCTGGCCGCGGAATTTATCGACCGCAAATTATATGCCAGACTGCAAAACAGAGTCGGGCCGCCATGGTTCCAGCCATGGGCCGACTTTATAAAGCTCGTCTCGAAAGAATCTATAATACCGGCGGAAGCTAACCCCAGGATGTTTAAAGCGATGCCTATATTCGCGTTAACAGCCACTATCACAGCTTCGTTCTATATACCTCTCTGGCATACGCAGGCGCTTTACTCGTTTAACGGGGACCTGATAGTGACAATATATCTGCTGACGATACCGACCCTTACATACTTTCTGGGCGGATGGTATTCAACCTCATTATATTCTAAGATCGGCGCCATCAGGTCGCTCACGCAGCTTTTCGCGTATGAAGTACCGTTATTAATGTGCATACTGGCGCCGGCCATGCTTGCCAATACCTGGTCACTCAGCGAAATGGCGCTCTTCTACAGCAGTCACCACTGGTACTGGCTCTTTAACCTGATAGGGTTTGTCATATCGATAATCGCGTTATTGGGAAAACTGGAAAAGGTGCCGTTCGACACGCCCGAAGCCGAGACGGAGATCGTCGGAGGTACCTTCACCGAATACAGCGGCAGGCTATTGGCGCTCTTCAGGCTTTCCATCAATGTGGAGACGATCGTAGGCGCGTCGCTTGTCGCGGCCGTCTATCTGCCGTTCGGATTCGGGCTTCCGGCAGTACTCGGGTTTCCCGTATATATAGCCAAACTATTATTTATAATAGCGATCATGTCGCTCGCGCGCACAGTCTTCGCGCGCTTCAGAATGGACCAGATGGTGGAATTCTGCTGGAAATACGTATCGCCGTTCGCATTCCTCCAGATGCTCATATGCCTCATCATGAAAGGGGTGCTCACGAAATGA
- a CDS encoding nickel-dependent hydrogenase large subunit, translated as MRKVVIPIGPQHPALKEPESFSVTLAGERIMAFSARLGYNHRGIEKACEARTYLQDIYLIERICGICSHTHATCFAQAVEEIAGLETPRRALYIRSIIGELERIHSHLLWLGVAGHEVGFDTLLMYTWRDREVVMDILAELTGNRVNYGMNVIGGVKRDLSPEHIEHILKAMDILEERTKYYIQVAKEETTLIQRLSGVGMLSREDALSLGAVGPTARASNVARDTRRDDPYAAYAELDFKIVTDDHNDVYGRTLVRMGELMESYRLIRTALKNIPDGPIAIKSPRKIPAGEAFSRYEAPRGEDVHYVKANGTDKPERVKVRAPTLANIQTVAKMLEDRQLADLPIVIAAIDPCFSCTDRLITVKDLNKRSPHIVKWEELRLHGIEWHRSNGIDFSKLNKKFAQEAIRCY; from the coding sequence ATGCGTAAAGTCGTAATACCGATAGGCCCCCAGCATCCGGCGCTGAAAGAGCCCGAGAGCTTCAGCGTCACTTTGGCGGGCGAGAGGATAATGGCGTTCAGCGCCCGGCTCGGATATAATCATCGCGGCATAGAGAAAGCGTGTGAAGCCAGAACGTACCTACAGGATATCTATCTTATCGAACGTATATGCGGTATATGCTCGCACACACACGCTACATGCTTCGCCCAGGCCGTCGAAGAGATAGCCGGACTGGAGACTCCGCGCAGGGCCCTTTACATCCGCTCGATAATAGGCGAATTGGAGAGAATACACAGCCATCTCTTGTGGCTCGGCGTCGCCGGCCATGAGGTAGGATTTGATACTCTCCTGATGTATACATGGCGCGACCGCGAAGTGGTAATGGACATCCTTGCGGAACTGACCGGTAATCGCGTCAATTACGGCATGAATGTGATAGGGGGCGTAAAGCGCGATCTTAGCCCCGAGCACATAGAACACATCTTAAAGGCCATGGATATTCTGGAAGAGAGAACAAAGTATTACATCCAGGTAGCAAAAGAAGAGACCACTTTAATTCAGAGGCTGTCGGGAGTAGGAATGCTCTCGCGCGAGGACGCGTTATCTCTCGGAGCTGTCGGGCCTACCGCGCGAGCTTCAAATGTAGCCAGAGACACGAGACGCGACGACCCTTATGCGGCTTACGCAGAACTGGATTTCAAGATCGTTACGGATGACCATAATGACGTATACGGCCGGACGCTCGTTAGGATGGGTGAGCTGATGGAGTCATATCGCCTGATCCGCACGGCCTTAAAAAATATACCGGACGGCCCTATAGCGATAAAGTCTCCGCGCAAGATACCCGCCGGAGAAGCCTTCAGCCGTTACGAGGCCCCCAGAGGCGAGGACGTCCACTATGTGAAGGCCAATGGCACCGATAAGCCCGAAAGAGTAAAAGTGAGGGCTCCGACCCTGGCGAACATTCAGACGGTAGCGAAGATGCTTGAGGACAGGCAGCTTGCGGATCTTCCTATAGTGATCGCGGCGATAGACCCGTGCTTTTCATGCACTGACAGGCTTATCACTGTCAAAGATCTTAATAAGAGGTCACCCCACATCGTAAAGTGGGAAGAGCTGCGTTTACACGGCATAGAATGGCACCGTTCGAACGGTATCGACTTCTCGAAACTTAACAAGAAATTCGCTCAAGAGGCTATAAGATGTTATTAG
- a CDS encoding NADH-quinone oxidoreductase subunit C — MTKEENIVQELLKKFPFLKDKAKVQRVRRVVAETPAEGFEEVFVYAKEDLKFSILCTITGLDEGQALGFIYHMARTDGITFSLKFSVPKDKPVIKSVFKYFPNSDIYEREVMDLLGAEVEGLTKGNRYPLPDDWPKDEHPLRKDWKPKGTAASGALPDEEEKI; from the coding sequence ATGACTAAAGAAGAAAATATAGTTCAGGAGCTCCTAAAGAAATTTCCGTTTCTCAAGGATAAGGCTAAGGTGCAGCGGGTGAGGAGGGTCGTCGCCGAGACCCCTGCGGAGGGTTTCGAGGAAGTCTTTGTGTATGCCAAAGAGGATCTCAAATTCTCTATCCTGTGCACGATAACCGGCCTCGATGAAGGCCAGGCGCTTGGCTTCATATATCATATGGCCCGCACTGACGGGATAACTTTCAGCCTGAAATTCTCTGTGCCGAAAGATAAACCCGTGATCAAGTCCGTCTTTAAATATTTTCCGAATTCCGATATTTACGAAAGAGAGGTCATGGACCTTTTAGGAGCCGAGGTAGAAGGGCTCACAAAAGGCAATCGCTATCCGCTTCCGGATGATTGGCCTAAAGATGAGCACCCGCTGAGGAAAGACTGGAAGCCAAAAGGCACCGCCGCATCCGGTGCGTTACCAGATGAGGAGGAAAAAATATAA
- the nuoB gene encoding NADH-quinone oxidoreductase subunit NuoB, with the protein MELIKKIVTWSRIKSPWIIHFNTGACNACDIEIVAALTPRYDVERFGVQLKGAPKHADVLVCSGPVTKQTKDRLKRIYDQMAEPKFVVAVGSCSCSGGVFDGCYCVESGIDQVIPVSAYIPGCPASPKAIIDGVVKLLASLEEKK; encoded by the coding sequence ATGGAGCTGATCAAGAAAATAGTAACCTGGTCGAGGATTAAGTCGCCGTGGATAATCCATTTTAATACGGGGGCCTGTAACGCCTGTGATATCGAGATAGTCGCCGCCCTTACGCCGCGTTACGATGTAGAACGTTTCGGGGTGCAGTTGAAAGGCGCTCCGAAACACGCCGATGTGCTGGTCTGCTCCGGCCCCGTAACGAAACAGACAAAAGACAGACTTAAAAGGATATATGACCAGATGGCTGAGCCGAAATTTGTAGTGGCAGTGGGAAGCTGTTCCTGCTCAGGCGGAGTCTTCGACGGATGCTATTGCGTAGAATCGGGAATAGACCAGGTCATTCCGGTATCCGCATACATACCCGGATGCCCGGCCAGCCCTAAGGCGATAATAGACGGCGTTGTAAAGTTATTGGCCAGCCTGGAAGAGAAAAAGTAA
- a CDS encoding NADH-quinone oxidoreductase subunit K, with protein sequence MSGESWHVFLMFGFFIVLTFVCGLYCILVTRNLIRTIIGLELLIKAVTLLVIVAGYITGRTAVTQAMVITIIVIEVVVAAIASGIALRVFRSNDSLDVRELKRLKG encoded by the coding sequence ATGAGTGGTGAGTCCTGGCATGTTTTCTTAATGTTCGGCTTTTTCATCGTACTGACTTTCGTCTGCGGGCTCTATTGCATACTCGTGACGCGCAACCTGATACGGACCATAATAGGGCTCGAGCTATTGATAAAAGCGGTGACACTGCTGGTGATAGTGGCCGGCTACATAACAGGGCGCACGGCTGTAACTCAGGCCATGGTGATAACTATAATAGTGATAGAGGTTGTGGTCGCCGCGATAGCCAGCGGCATAGCTCTGCGGGTATTCAGATCCAATGACTCGCTCGACGTAAGGGAATTAAAGAGGCTGAAGGGATAA
- a CDS encoding proton-conducting transporter membrane subunit, translating into MPSLLILMPLIGIVILNLPLKDIMRKFAFWFALILFVSQILLAISHHPIFWRNEFSHIDSFFKADYSLDQLSFIMLLCIGIVSISTLLVARNTIHDEKERFKFINLLIIASIGMSGIVIVRDIFSLYVFLEVTAISTFVLIAFEKDIYALEGAFKYLILSAVATIMILTSIALLFMISGSTSFAAIREALLLPNNNIVLVTIGLLICGLLIKGGLVPFHAWVPDSYSSAPAAVSVLLGGIVTKVAGIYTLIRVLTAILGFSPALKSTLLLIGTLSILVGAFAAMGQNDMKRMLAYSSISQVGYIVVGFGTGTFLGIAGAIFHLFNHSIFKSLLFVNSAAVETRLGTTDMDKMGGLSSKMPITGATSVIGLLSAAGIPPLSGFWSKLMIIIALWQSGSHAYSVIAIMAGVITLAYLLVMQRRAFFGKLAKENEHLKEARPGIATASIILAAILVASGIFFPFVFNTFIAPLQELITK; encoded by the coding sequence ATGCCGTCACTACTTATTCTGATGCCGCTTATAGGGATAGTGATTCTCAATCTTCCTCTTAAAGACATAATGAGGAAATTTGCGTTCTGGTTCGCGCTTATCCTGTTCGTCTCGCAGATACTTCTTGCGATAAGCCACCATCCCATATTCTGGCGCAATGAGTTTAGCCATATCGACTCATTCTTCAAAGCGGATTACTCTTTGGATCAATTAAGTTTCATAATGCTCTTATGTATAGGAATAGTTTCGATATCCACGCTCCTGGTCGCGCGCAACACCATACATGACGAGAAAGAGCGTTTTAAATTCATAAATCTGCTCATAATAGCGTCTATCGGAATGAGCGGGATAGTGATAGTCAGGGATATTTTCTCGTTATATGTATTTCTTGAGGTGACCGCGATATCTACCTTCGTGCTTATAGCGTTCGAAAAAGATATATATGCTCTTGAAGGCGCTTTCAAATACCTGATCCTCTCCGCAGTCGCTACGATAATGATACTTACTTCGATAGCTCTTCTTTTTATGATCTCCGGCAGCACATCGTTTGCGGCGATCCGGGAAGCTCTGCTCCTGCCGAACAATAATATCGTGCTCGTTACGATCGGATTGCTGATATGCGGCCTTCTGATAAAAGGAGGGCTCGTGCCGTTCCATGCGTGGGTTCCGGATTCTTACAGTTCCGCGCCCGCGGCAGTCTCGGTGCTTCTTGGGGGTATCGTGACCAAGGTGGCAGGCATATACACATTGATAAGGGTCCTGACGGCCATATTAGGCTTTAGCCCTGCCCTGAAATCTACGCTACTACTAATAGGCACTTTATCCATACTTGTCGGAGCTTTTGCCGCTATGGGGCAAAACGATATGAAGAGAATGCTGGCTTATTCCAGCATAAGCCAGGTGGGTTATATAGTGGTAGGTTTCGGCACGGGGACGTTCCTGGGAATAGCGGGAGCGATATTTCACCTGTTTAATCACTCGATATTCAAATCTCTTCTTTTCGTGAATTCCGCTGCCGTTGAGACAAGGCTCGGAACGACAGACATGGATAAGATGGGAGGGTTATCTTCAAAGATGCCTATAACCGGCGCGACTTCGGTCATAGGGCTATTATCGGCGGCAGGCATACCGCCTCTATCCGGATTCTGGTCAAAGCTGATGATAATCATAGCTCTCTGGCAGTCCGGCAGCCATGCCTATTCAGTGATAGCGATAATGGCGGGCGTTATTACACTGGCATACCTATTGGTTATGCAGAGGAGGGCCTTTTTCGGTAAATTGGCGAAGGAAAACGAGCATCTGAAAGAGGCCAGGCCCGGCATAGCAACGGCGTCGATTATACTCGCGGCGATACTAGTCGCCTCAGGCATCTTTTTTCCGTTTGTCTTTAATACCTTCATCGCACCCCTACAGGAGTTGATAACGAAATGA
- a CDS encoding proton-conducting transporter membrane subunit has translation MIEKLSLSLIIMPALAGLAIILFQRKMRLTRDLLTLAGAAANLFIAFSLFKSNAAFSMPWAGFGFEFSFRLYHFSAFTILASAGFGFLVILYSIVFMRERINSSLFFGLLLMSLALVNGAALSDNLIMLLFFWEGLLITLWGMIAIGNKDAFRTATKMFIIIGISDLCMMAGIAICGHIAGTLTISKISIAASGFGGLAFILMVTGAIAKAGSMPFHTWIPDAAIDAPLPFMAIFPGALEKLLGIYFLTRISLDIFRLTPDSWASFAMMTVGAITILGAVMMALVQKDYKRLLAYHAVSQVGYMILGIGTLVPIGIVGGLFHMINNALYKSCLFLTGGSVERQAGTTDLEQLGGLGKMMPVTFICFLITAASISGVPPFNGFFSKELIYDGALERGMIFYVAAALGSFLTAASFLKLGHAAFMGKSNRNDVKEAPLPMLIPMVVIAASCVLFGVWNALPINKLIQPILGARLEGHNFAGWPANSTLVMITVITLIAALLNHLYGVKRTGSSLKAADHIHYAPGLRTIYEYAEKGRLDPYNIGMGSAGIFAACCRTCDRAVDWVYNVFTPAATGAITGAIRNLHDGSYKTYIIWSIATTAIIVLFLLK, from the coding sequence ATGATAGAAAAACTATCCCTATCCTTAATAATAATGCCGGCGCTGGCCGGGCTGGCGATAATCCTTTTCCAGCGTAAAATGAGATTGACCAGGGACCTGTTAACGCTTGCGGGGGCCGCAGCCAATCTTTTTATAGCGTTCTCACTCTTTAAAAGCAATGCTGCATTTTCGATGCCCTGGGCGGGTTTCGGCTTTGAATTCTCGTTTAGGCTCTACCACTTCAGCGCATTTACCATACTGGCATCGGCGGGATTTGGATTTCTTGTAATCCTGTATTCCATTGTCTTCATGCGCGAAAGGATCAATTCGAGCCTCTTTTTCGGACTTCTATTGATGTCATTGGCTCTCGTTAACGGAGCGGCGCTCTCAGATAATCTCATCATGCTGCTATTCTTCTGGGAGGGGCTTCTCATCACTCTGTGGGGAATGATAGCCATCGGCAATAAAGACGCTTTCAGGACTGCGACTAAAATGTTTATTATCATAGGAATAAGCGACCTTTGCATGATGGCTGGGATAGCGATATGCGGCCACATCGCGGGCACGCTCACTATCTCGAAGATAAGCATTGCTGCAAGCGGGTTCGGGGGGCTGGCATTCATACTGATGGTGACGGGAGCGATAGCTAAGGCAGGATCGATGCCGTTTCATACATGGATACCGGATGCCGCGATCGATGCGCCGCTGCCATTCATGGCGATATTCCCCGGAGCGCTCGAGAAATTATTGGGCATATACTTTTTGACAAGGATATCCCTGGACATCTTCAGGCTTACGCCTGATTCGTGGGCCAGCTTTGCGATGATGACCGTGGGCGCGATCACCATATTGGGAGCTGTAATGATGGCGCTGGTGCAGAAAGATTATAAGAGATTATTAGCTTACCACGCCGTAAGCCAGGTCGGTTATATGATACTCGGCATAGGCACTCTTGTGCCCATAGGTATAGTGGGCGGGCTATTTCACATGATAAATAACGCGTTGTATAAGAGCTGTCTGTTTCTTACCGGAGGTTCAGTCGAGAGGCAGGCCGGTACAACCGATCTAGAACAGCTGGGCGGGTTGGGGAAGATGATGCCGGTGACGTTCATCTGCTTCCTGATAACAGCGGCTTCGATATCCGGAGTGCCGCCGTTCAACGGGTTCTTCTCTAAAGAACTGATCTATGACGGCGCCCTTGAAAGAGGGATGATATTCTACGTTGCCGCAGCGCTTGGATCGTTCCTTACCGCGGCGTCTTTTTTGAAGCTCGGGCATGCAGCATTCATGGGCAAATCGAACAGGAATGACGTAAAAGAAGCGCCTCTTCCAATGCTCATCCCCATGGTAGTGATAGCGGCTTCATGCGTTCTATTCGGCGTATGGAATGCTCTGCCTATTAATAAATTGATTCAGCCCATATTGGGCGCAAGGCTTGAGGGCCACAATTTTGCGGGGTGGCCGGCAAACTCCACACTGGTGATGATTACGGTGATAACCCTGATAGCCGCTTTATTGAATCATCTATACGGCGTAAAGCGCACGGGAAGCTCCCTGAAAGCCGCGGACCATATCCATTACGCTCCGGGGCTTCGGACTATTTATGAGTACGCCGAAAAAGGCAGGCTCGATCCCTATAATATAGGGATGGGATCGGCCGGTATCTTCGCCGCCTGCTGCAGGACCTGCGACAGGGCGGTGGACTGGGTCTATAACGTCTTCACTCCTGCGGCGACCGGGGCGATAACGGGCGCGATACGAAATCTGCACGACGGAAGCTACAAGACGTATATAATATGGTCGATCGCGACCACCGCGATCATAGTCTTATTTTTATTAAAGTAA
- a CDS encoding NADH-quinone oxidoreductase subunit L, translated as MTNNSLLLTAVFVPVIGACLLPIIGKVSEHARNGAAAIFVLASLVASALLVPTVLSGTTVTVSCAFPLGFNFVLTADALAVFMAIVSSLISFIIVIYSFGYISHYPNRTEYYTMVVLFIGSMMGLVFSANLILLYIFWEITALTSWRLIGFFRERSYVIKADKAFLVTVFGALLMLMGFILLYAETGSFDLAVIKSSLGPKAVPDIVVLLILFGILAKSATLPFHTWLPDAGVAPSPVTALLHAAVLVKIGVYVFARLFIATFTISTIWHTIVPVIAAMSALVSAGAALVETDMKRIIAYSTVSQIAFIFLGLTLGGGIGLAGALLYILMHGIAKAGLFLSAGIIEHGTHTKDITKMGGLFSAMPLTAISFLFCAFSVMGTPPFGGFFSKYMVMSGAFNDNVWIALTFLVGAFMTILYLFRLFNMVFMGDENTPAAREGSYIMVASVAVLGILSLLGGIYIQYPASFVQTTIKQMLGI; from the coding sequence ATGACAAATAACAGCCTGTTATTAACTGCGGTCTTCGTGCCGGTAATAGGGGCATGCCTGCTACCGATCATCGGAAAGGTTTCCGAGCACGCCAGGAATGGGGCGGCGGCGATCTTTGTCCTGGCATCGCTGGTGGCTTCGGCGCTCTTGGTGCCGACCGTATTGTCCGGGACTACAGTCACCGTCTCTTGCGCGTTTCCGCTCGGTTTCAACTTCGTCCTCACAGCGGACGCTCTAGCAGTATTCATGGCGATAGTTTCATCGCTTATAAGCTTCATCATAGTCATCTATTCATTCGGCTATATAAGCCATTACCCGAATCGCACCGAATACTATACTATGGTCGTGCTTTTCATAGGTTCGATGATGGGCCTCGTATTTTCCGCAAATCTGATATTACTATATATCTTCTGGGAGATAACCGCGCTGACCAGCTGGCGCTTGATAGGCTTTTTCAGGGAAAGATCATACGTGATAAAGGCGGATAAGGCATTCCTCGTAACGGTATTCGGAGCCCTGCTGATGCTTATGGGCTTCATCTTATTGTACGCCGAAACAGGCTCATTCGATCTTGCCGTTATAAAGAGCTCGCTGGGCCCGAAGGCCGTTCCCGACATAGTAGTGCTCCTGATATTATTCGGAATCCTGGCAAAATCGGCAACTCTGCCGTTCCACACATGGCTGCCTGACGCCGGCGTCGCGCCATCGCCAGTAACGGCGCTTCTACATGCGGCGGTCCTCGTAAAGATCGGCGTCTATGTGTTTGCCAGGTTATTCATCGCGACATTCACGATCTCGACTATATGGCACACCATAGTACCGGTCATAGCGGCAATGAGCGCCCTTGTTTCCGCGGGCGCCGCGCTGGTCGAAACGGACATGAAGCGAATAATAGCGTATTCGACCGTGAGCCAGATAGCATTTATATTCCTCGGCCTCACATTAGGGGGCGGAATAGGGTTAGCCGGCGCTCTCTTATATATATTAATGCACGGCATAGCGAAGGCGGGGCTCTTCCTCTCCGCGGGTATAATCGAACACGGCACACACACTAAGGACATAACAAAGATGGGCGGGCTTTTCAGCGCGATGCCTTTAACCGCGATCTCATTTCTGTTCTGCGCTTTTTCAGTAATGGGCACGCCGCCATTCGGCGGGTTCTTCTCGAAGTATATGGTCATGTCGGGCGCATTCAACGATAATGTATGGATAGCTCTTACGTTTCTGGTTGGGGCCTTTATGACAATACTCTATCTGTTCAGGCTATTCAATATGGTATTCATGGGTGATGAGAATACCCCGGCCGCGAGGGAAGGTTCCTATATAATGGTGGCCAGCGTCGCAGTCCTTGGAATACTCTCACTGCTGGGCGGTATATATATTCAATATCCGGCCTCATTCGTACAAACAACGATCAAACAGATGTTAGGCATATAA